One part of the Chryseobacterium mulctrae genome encodes these proteins:
- a CDS encoding MFS transporter produces MSSVKSLKPTQYRWTICLLLFLATTINYLDRQVLSLTWKDFIAPEFHWNNNDYGNITALFSIFYAVGMLFAGKFVDWMDTKKGFLWAIGVWSIGAVLHAFCGIATSGILTGSWFVGFHESKEIIGNVGSVSAVISTSVTLFIFARFVLAIGEAGNFPAAIKTTAEYFPKKDRAFSTSIWNAGATVGALAAPVTIPFIAKSMGWEWAFIIIGALGFVWMGLWVFVYKKPHLHKRVNEHELTYINQDQDDLPNEDTSVPEKVFTFRECFSYRQTWAFAFGKFMTDGVWWFFLFWTPAYLSSVYGMDSTQSALPLFVLYMITLLSIIGGWLPKYFVEKKGMNAYNGRMKAMLIFAFFPLLALLAQPLGAATYWIPVLIIGVAGAAHQAWSANIFSTVGDMFPKKAIATITGIGGMAGGIGSFIINKSSGLLFDHAHKAWSTVDGVPLLEKYPQYINERLPDGFFEQLEKSGAVVSDGIDKGYMIIFSICAVAYLIAWTVMKMLVPKYKVISK; encoded by the coding sequence ATGAGTTCAGTTAAATCTCTTAAACCGACACAATATAGGTGGACAATATGTTTGCTGTTATTTCTTGCAACCACGATCAATTATTTGGATCGTCAGGTTTTATCATTGACGTGGAAAGATTTTATCGCACCGGAATTTCATTGGAATAACAACGATTACGGAAACATCACGGCATTATTTTCAATATTTTATGCTGTAGGAATGCTTTTCGCAGGAAAGTTTGTCGATTGGATGGATACCAAAAAGGGTTTCCTTTGGGCAATCGGAGTTTGGTCTATTGGTGCAGTTTTACATGCATTCTGCGGGATCGCAACTTCAGGAATTCTTACCGGAAGCTGGTTTGTAGGTTTTCACGAGTCTAAAGAAATTATCGGAAATGTAGGAAGCGTTTCTGCAGTAATCAGTACAAGTGTTACTTTATTCATTTTTGCACGTTTCGTTTTGGCAATTGGTGAAGCTGGAAATTTTCCGGCAGCGATTAAGACGACAGCAGAATATTTTCCTAAAAAAGACAGAGCATTTTCTACAAGTATCTGGAATGCAGGAGCAACGGTAGGAGCTTTGGCAGCACCGGTTACAATTCCCTTTATTGCAAAATCAATGGGTTGGGAATGGGCATTTATCATCATTGGTGCTTTAGGATTTGTTTGGATGGGACTTTGGGTATTTGTTTACAAAAAGCCTCATTTACACAAGAGAGTTAACGAACATGAGCTTACTTATATCAACCAGGATCAGGATGATCTACCTAATGAAGACACTTCAGTTCCGGAAAAAGTATTCACATTCAGAGAATGTTTCAGTTACAGACAAACTTGGGCTTTTGCTTTTGGAAAATTTATGACAGACGGTGTTTGGTGGTTCTTTTTATTCTGGACTCCGGCGTATTTAAGTTCGGTTTACGGAATGGATTCTACACAAAGTGCATTGCCATTATTTGTATTGTACATGATTACTTTACTGTCAATTATTGGAGGGTGGCTTCCAAAATATTTTGTTGAAAAGAAAGGAATGAATGCGTATAATGGAAGAATGAAAGCGATGTTAATTTTCGCATTTTTCCCTTTGTTAGCGCTTTTAGCACAACCTTTAGGTGCAGCAACATATTGGATTCCGGTATTAATTATTGGTGTCGCAGGAGCAGCACACCAAGCTTGGTCAGCGAATATTTTCTCTACAGTTGGCGATATGTTCCCGAAAAAAGCCATCGCAACCATTACAGGAATTGGCGGAATGGCAGGAGGAATTGGTTCATTCATTATCAATAAATCTTCAGGATTATTGTTCGATCATGCACATAAAGCTTGGTCAACCGTTGATGGAGTTCCTTTGCTGGAAAAATATCCTCAATATATCAACGAAAGATTACCGGATGGTTTCTTCGAACAATTAGAAAAATCAGGAGCAGTTGTTTCAGACGGTATCGACAAAGGATATATGATTATTTTCTCTATCTGTGCAGTTGCGTATCTAATCGCATGGACAGTTATGAAAATGTTGGTTCCAAAGTATAAAGTGATCAGTAAATAA
- a CDS encoding sugar kinase, with amino-acid sequence MASKILTFGEIIMRLSPPGNKTMRQSHEMEFFFGGTELNVASSLATMGCEVTHISNVSDDFVGESALSFIKSFGINTSFINKNDHPLGLYFLEVGSSVRASRIAYNRLNGSFANIKPQQVDWKKALEGCKYFHWTGISPGISEGAYETLKEGLLTAREMGIEITTDPAYRSNLWKYGKNGNEVLKELVSYSTIFIGGVNEINEILGTQFSSDQQGFMEACEELKKQCPSIHKIFDKIRIGVTASSQQTQGRALVDGNYFETELLEVNPVVDRIGTGDAFAAGLIYGLLNFDDEKALKFANAACAIKHTILGDINYCSAEDIEEVMNGNSGGRIKR; translated from the coding sequence ATGGCTAGTAAAATACTTACTTTCGGTGAAATCATCATGAGACTTTCACCTCCAGGAAACAAAACGATGAGACAGAGCCACGAAATGGAATTCTTTTTCGGAGGAACCGAGCTCAACGTAGCTTCTTCATTGGCAACAATGGGCTGCGAAGTAACGCACATCAGCAATGTTTCTGACGATTTTGTGGGAGAATCTGCATTGTCTTTCATCAAAAGTTTTGGGATCAATACATCTTTCATTAATAAAAATGATCATCCTTTAGGATTATATTTTCTTGAAGTTGGTTCATCAGTTCGTGCGAGCAGAATTGCTTACAACAGATTGAACGGTTCTTTTGCCAACATCAAACCACAACAGGTTGACTGGAAAAAAGCTTTAGAAGGTTGCAAATATTTCCACTGGACAGGCATCAGTCCTGGAATTTCAGAAGGTGCTTACGAAACTTTGAAAGAAGGTTTATTAACCGCTCGTGAAATGGGAATTGAAATAACTACAGATCCTGCTTACCGTTCCAATCTTTGGAAATACGGTAAAAACGGAAATGAGGTTTTAAAAGAATTGGTTTCTTATTCAACGATTTTCATCGGTGGTGTCAATGAAATTAATGAAATTCTTGGAACTCAATTTTCATCAGACCAACAAGGGTTTATGGAAGCTTGTGAGGAATTAAAAAAACAATGTCCTTCTATTCATAAAATTTTCGACAAAATAAGAATAGGCGTTACAGCAAGTTCTCAGCAAACGCAGGGAAGAGCTTTAGTCGATGGGAATTATTTTGAAACAGAATTGTTGGAAGTAAATCCTGTAGTTGATAGAATCGGAACGGGAGATGCTTTTGCAGCAGGTTTAATTTATGGATTATTAAATTTCGATGACGAAAAAGCATTAAAATTTGCCAACGCAGCTTGTGCCATAAAACATACTATTTTAGGCGACATCAATTATTGCAGCGCAGAAGATATTGAAGAAGTAATGAACGGAAATTCCGGAGGAAGAATTAAGAGATAG
- a CDS encoding gluconate 5-dehydrogenase, whose translation MNLFDLSGKVAVVTGGTHGLGMAMAEGLAAAGAELAITSTTPSKLDEALDYYHSKGYSATGYLFDVTDEREAAQKVALMEATHGKIDILVNNAGIIKRVPAIEMDVEDFRKVIDVDLTGPFIMSKLVGKHMIKRKSGKIINICSMMSELGRDNVVAYASAKGGLKMLTKNLATEWAKHNIQVNGIGPGYFATSQTEPIRVDGHPFNDFIISRTPEGRWGNPEDLAGTAIFLASDASKFINGQIIYVDGGILATIGKPANE comes from the coding sequence ATGAATTTATTCGATTTATCCGGTAAAGTTGCCGTTGTTACAGGCGGAACTCACGGATTAGGAATGGCAATGGCTGAAGGTCTTGCTGCAGCAGGTGCTGAACTGGCAATCACAAGTACAACTCCATCAAAATTAGATGAAGCATTAGATTATTACCACAGTAAAGGGTATAGTGCTACAGGCTATCTTTTTGATGTAACAGACGAACGTGAAGCAGCTCAGAAGGTAGCCCTTATGGAAGCTACTCATGGGAAAATAGACATCTTGGTCAACAATGCAGGAATCATCAAACGTGTTCCCGCAATTGAGATGGATGTTGAAGACTTTAGAAAAGTAATCGATGTAGATCTTACCGGTCCTTTTATCATGTCCAAATTAGTTGGGAAACACATGATCAAAAGAAAATCTGGTAAAATCATTAATATTTGCTCTATGATGAGTGAGCTTGGTCGTGACAATGTAGTAGCGTATGCTTCTGCAAAAGGCGGACTAAAAATGCTTACCAAAAATTTAGCAACAGAATGGGCAAAACACAACATTCAGGTAAACGGAATCGGACCCGGATATTTTGCAACATCTCAAACAGAACCAATCAGAGTAGACGGTCATCCGTTTAACGACTTTATCATCAGCAGAACTCCGGAAGGAAGATGGGGAAACCCGGAAGATCTTGCAGGAACAGCTATTTTCTTAGCTTCAGACGCAAGCAAATTTATCAACGGACAAATTATTTACGTTGATGGAGGAATTTTGGCGACCATCGGGAAACCTGCTAATGAGTAA
- the kduI gene encoding 5-dehydro-4-deoxy-D-glucuronate isomerase: MTKSEFRYAHHPEDVKKYTTEDLRREFLMNDLFNEDQINVVYSMYDRMIVGGVMPVKSALKLEPTDDLKAQNFLDRRELGIINVGAAGKVTVDGEVFELGNKEALYIGKGEKDVVFENGNEGQTLFYFNSAPAHHTFPTKKITKNEAEIVELGETKYANRRTINKLIVNSVLETCQLQMGMTELHEGSVWNTMPSHTHTRRMEAYFYFDLEEGQAVSHFLGQPNETRHIFMKNNEAVLSPEWSIHSGVGTSNYTFIWGMAGENMDYGDMDAVKTNELK; the protein is encoded by the coding sequence ATGACAAAATCAGAATTTCGTTACGCCCATCATCCTGAAGATGTAAAAAAATATACAACTGAAGACCTGAGAAGGGAGTTTTTGATGAATGATTTATTTAATGAAGATCAGATCAATGTAGTGTATTCTATGTACGACAGAATGATTGTAGGTGGTGTAATGCCTGTAAAAAGCGCATTGAAACTGGAGCCAACCGATGATCTGAAAGCGCAAAACTTCTTAGACAGAAGAGAATTAGGAATCATCAACGTAGGCGCTGCCGGAAAGGTAACTGTCGACGGAGAGGTTTTCGAGCTTGGAAACAAAGAAGCTTTATACATCGGAAAAGGCGAAAAAGATGTTGTTTTTGAAAACGGAAATGAGGGTCAGACTTTATTTTATTTCAACTCAGCTCCGGCGCATCACACTTTTCCTACAAAGAAAATCACTAAAAACGAAGCTGAAATTGTAGAATTAGGTGAGACAAAATACGCAAACAGACGTACAATTAATAAACTGATTGTAAACAGCGTATTAGAAACCTGCCAACTACAAATGGGAATGACCGAGCTGCACGAAGGAAGTGTTTGGAACACAATGCCTTCTCACACGCATACCCGTAGAATGGAAGCTTATTTTTATTTTGATTTGGAAGAAGGTCAGGCGGTAAGTCATTTTCTTGGTCAGCCGAATGAGACGCGTCATATTTTTATGAAAAACAATGAAGCGGTCTTGTCTCCGGAATGGTCTATTCACTCAGGAGTTGGTACTTCCAACTATACATTTATCTGGGGAATGGCAGGAGAAAATATGGATTATGGCGATATGGACGCTGTTAAAACTAACGAACTAAAGTAA
- the uxaC gene encoding glucuronate isomerase, which produces MKSFITDNFLLQNKYAEELYFNFAEKQPIIDYHNHLIPKDIAEDTVFENISKVWIAGDHYKWRAMRTMGVNEKFITGDASDKEKFEAWAKTVPYTLRNPLYHWTHLELKRYFGIDELLNENNASEIYENITSQLQTPEKSTRGLLKMMNVESLCTTEDPTDILNYHQDLAKSDFSIKVSTAFRPDKAILIENHNFADYISKLGESAGIEINSYQTLCDALLKRVEYFHENGCRLCDHGLNNISFEEASETEVSTIFTDKLAGKVIAEKQVNQFKTAILLFLGETYHKFGWVQQFHLGALRNNNERMHRILGPDTGWDSIGDFVQAETLSKLLNALDGKDKLTKTILYNLNPADNEIFATMIGNFNDGSIKGKVQFGSGWWFLDQKDGMIKQMNALSNMGLISCFVGMLTDSRSFLSFPRHEYFRRVLCNLFGEEMKNGELPDDMELIGKTISDICYHNAKNYFDF; this is translated from the coding sequence ATGAAATCTTTTATTACAGATAACTTTTTATTACAAAATAAATACGCTGAAGAGCTATACTTCAATTTTGCTGAAAAACAGCCCATTATTGATTATCACAACCATTTAATTCCTAAAGATATTGCAGAAGACACAGTTTTCGAAAATATTTCAAAGGTTTGGATTGCAGGTGATCATTATAAATGGAGAGCGATGCGTACCATGGGGGTAAACGAAAAGTTTATCACAGGTGATGCTTCAGACAAAGAAAAGTTTGAAGCATGGGCAAAAACTGTTCCTTATACTTTAAGAAACCCTTTGTATCACTGGACGCATTTAGAATTAAAAAGATATTTCGGAATTGATGAATTGTTGAATGAAAACAATGCTTCAGAAATTTATGAAAATATCACTTCTCAGCTTCAGACTCCTGAAAAATCGACAAGAGGTTTGCTAAAGATGATGAATGTAGAATCTTTGTGTACAACGGAAGATCCTACAGATATTTTAAATTATCATCAGGATTTGGCGAAAAGCGATTTCTCTATTAAAGTAAGTACAGCTTTCCGTCCTGATAAAGCTATTTTAATTGAAAACCATAACTTCGCAGATTATATTTCTAAATTAGGCGAGTCGGCAGGAATTGAAATCAATTCTTACCAGACTTTGTGCGATGCTTTACTAAAAAGAGTAGAATATTTCCACGAAAACGGATGCAGACTTTGCGACCACGGATTGAACAATATTTCTTTCGAGGAAGCTTCAGAAACAGAAGTTTCAACAATTTTTACTGATAAATTAGCTGGAAAAGTAATTGCCGAAAAACAGGTAAATCAGTTCAAAACTGCCATTTTATTATTCTTGGGCGAAACATATCACAAATTCGGATGGGTTCAGCAGTTTCACTTGGGAGCTTTGAGAAACAATAATGAAAGAATGCACAGAATTTTAGGTCCTGATACAGGATGGGATTCTATTGGCGATTTCGTTCAGGCTGAAACTTTATCTAAATTATTAAACGCTTTAGACGGAAAAGATAAACTCACCAAAACTATTCTATATAACTTAAATCCTGCCGACAACGAGATTTTCGCAACAATGATCGGAAATTTTAATGACGGCAGTATTAAAGGAAAAGTACAATTCGGTTCTGGATGGTGGTTCTTAGATCAGAAAGACGGGATGATTAAGCAGATGAATGCCCTTTCAAATATGGGATTAATTAGCTGTTTCGTTGGAATGCTAACGGATTCAAGAAGTTTTCTTTCTTTCCCAAGACATGAATATTTCAGAAGAGTTCTTTGTAACTTATTCGGTGAAGAAATGAAAAACGGTGAATTGCCGGATGATATGGAATTAATTGGAAAAACCATTTCCGATATCTGTTATCATAACGCTAAAAATTATTTCGATTTTTAA
- a CDS encoding UxaA family hydrolase, with protein MQKKVLKVNPKDNVIVALMDLPAGESVHLDGTDYTILKDIKAKHKFAAVDFEDGDHILMYGVIVGKANQSIKKGEVITTENVKHQSAKVVGKTETLGWTPPNVDKWKDRTFMGYHREDGQVGTENVWLFFPLVFCENKNIETLKDIFEKELLHDKASKHQLLLRSLLNGGATDVVEEEEKEEDTRIFKNIDVRFITHQGGCGGIRQDAEALGRLFAGYVNNPNVAGATVLSLGCQNLQVQIFMDALHALAPNNKKPIVVYEQQKSGTIDEMLTGVIKDSYEGIKKANDIERKPASITKLNIGLECGGSDGFSGISANPVLGEVSDIMAAVGGTTMLAEFPELCGVEQELVNRCINDEDGVKFLKLMKDFEASVVAAGSGFDMNPSPGNIKDGLITDAMKSAGAAKKGGAAPIVEVLDFTEYATKPGLNLLCTPGNDAECTTALVGSGATVVLFTTGLGTPMGNPITPVVKISSNTILAEKMSDIIDFNAGTVISGEKTIPEAADELLELIINVASGEVKTKADVLNQNDFIPWRRGVSL; from the coding sequence ATGCAAAAGAAAGTACTGAAAGTAAATCCTAAAGACAACGTTATTGTAGCATTGATGGATTTGCCTGCCGGAGAATCGGTGCATCTAGACGGTACAGATTATACGATTCTTAAAGATATTAAAGCAAAACATAAATTCGCCGCCGTAGATTTTGAGGATGGCGACCATATTTTGATGTATGGCGTAATCGTTGGAAAAGCCAACCAATCTATCAAAAAAGGCGAAGTCATTACCACCGAAAACGTAAAGCACCAAAGTGCAAAAGTAGTCGGGAAAACCGAAACTTTAGGCTGGACTCCACCCAATGTAGACAAATGGAAAGACCGTACTTTCATGGGCTACCACCGTGAAGACGGACAGGTAGGAACAGAAAACGTCTGGTTATTTTTCCCATTGGTATTCTGCGAAAACAAAAATATCGAAACACTGAAGGATATTTTTGAAAAAGAATTACTTCATGATAAAGCCAGCAAACATCAATTGTTGTTACGGTCATTATTAAATGGTGGAGCGACTGACGTTGTTGAAGAAGAAGAAAAAGAAGAAGATACAAGAATATTTAAAAATATAGACGTAAGATTCATCACACATCAAGGTGGTTGTGGTGGAATTCGTCAGGATGCGGAAGCATTGGGAAGACTGTTCGCAGGATATGTCAACAACCCGAATGTTGCAGGAGCAACGGTTCTCAGCTTAGGTTGCCAAAATCTTCAGGTGCAAATCTTTATGGATGCACTGCACGCTTTGGCTCCAAATAATAAAAAACCAATCGTTGTTTACGAGCAACAAAAATCAGGAACTATCGATGAAATGCTGACTGGTGTTATCAAAGATTCTTATGAAGGTATTAAAAAAGCCAACGACATAGAAAGAAAACCAGCATCCATCACTAAACTAAATATTGGTTTGGAATGTGGTGGGTCAGACGGTTTTTCGGGAATTTCTGCGAACCCTGTTTTGGGTGAAGTTTCAGATATTATGGCGGCAGTTGGTGGAACAACCATGTTGGCCGAGTTCCCAGAATTGTGTGGAGTAGAGCAGGAGCTGGTCAACCGTTGTATCAACGATGAAGACGGTGTAAAGTTCCTGAAACTGATGAAAGATTTTGAAGCCTCTGTGGTTGCGGCAGGTTCAGGATTTGATATGAATCCGTCTCCCGGAAATATTAAAGACGGTTTAATTACCGATGCCATGAAATCTGCAGGAGCCGCAAAAAAAGGCGGTGCAGCACCAATTGTAGAAGTTCTCGACTTTACAGAATATGCTACAAAACCAGGTCTGAATCTTCTGTGTACCCCAGGAAATGATGCCGAATGTACAACGGCTTTAGTCGGTTCAGGAGCGACAGTGGTGCTTTTTACTACAGGTCTTGGAACACCGATGGGAAATCCGATTACGCCGGTTGTGAAGATCTCTTCCAACACAATTTTGGCAGAAAAAATGTCAGACATTATTGATTTCAATGCAGGTACCGTAATCAGCGGAGAAAAAACAATTCCCGAAGCAGCAGACGAACTTCTGGAACTCATCATCAACGTAGCCAGCGGTGAAGTAAAAACCAAAGCAGACGTTCTTAATCAGAATGATTTCATTCCATGGAGACGAGGTGTCTCTTTGTAG
- a CDS encoding beta/alpha barrel domain-containing protein: MTKIQLVTNTIINQGALPLYYNADETVTLEILRSLYKAGIRAVEYTSRGEAALSNFIKMVEVRNAEMPEMLLGIGTIKNVKQAEEYYKAGADFFISPGFVAEVAAFLIPKDLLYSPGCMTPTEIIAAETAGVTFIKLFPGNALGAGFMSAIRDVFPNLHFMPTGGVDTTKESIESWFKAGVSAVGMGSKLVSRELMLAKDYATIESETKKVLDIIQTLK; this comes from the coding sequence ATGACAAAAATTCAATTAGTTACAAACACCATCATTAATCAGGGAGCTTTGCCTTTGTATTATAATGCTGATGAAACGGTAACTTTAGAAATATTAAGATCACTTTACAAAGCAGGAATTCGTGCGGTAGAATATACGAGTCGTGGAGAAGCAGCGTTGAGTAATTTCATAAAAATGGTAGAAGTTCGTAATGCAGAAATGCCTGAAATGCTTCTTGGAATTGGAACGATCAAGAATGTAAAGCAAGCAGAAGAATATTATAAAGCTGGTGCAGATTTCTTCATCAGTCCCGGTTTTGTGGCGGAAGTTGCAGCATTTTTAATTCCAAAAGATTTGTTGTACAGTCCAGGTTGTATGACTCCGACAGAAATTATCGCTGCTGAAACTGCAGGAGTGACTTTTATTAAATTATTCCCAGGTAATGCTTTAGGTGCAGGATTTATGAGTGCAATTAGAGACGTTTTCCCAAATCTGCATTTTATGCCGACTGGAGGAGTTGATACCACAAAAGAAAGTATCGAAAGCTGGTTCAAAGCTGGAGTTTCTGCAGTAGGAATGGGAAGCAAATTAGTAAGCAGAGAATTGATGCTTGCGAAAGACTATGCAACGATAGAAAGTGAAACTAAGAAAGTATTGGATATCATCCAAACTTTAAAATAA
- a CDS encoding tagaturonate reductase, with protein MENQTKQQLNRQNSGIDTKLPIKIVQFGGGNFMRGFTDYVIDKLNKEADFNAGIVNIQPTPNGSVHKLEEQGNLYTLFSRGIKKGEIIDEKCVISVIQKSINPYADYNSFLELAKEEELEFVFSNTTETGIAYDETETSYEGPHKNFPAKVAVLLHERYKYFNGAADKGLRIIPCELIEENAFVLRDIILKYAQLWNLEEGFAQWIEQSNHFHNTLVDRIVPGYPKDDAATYEDQLDYEDPMMVVSETFLLWVIQGGEDLKQRIPFDKINEQILVVDDIQPYRLRKVRILNGGHTLMLAPAILAGKEIVKEAIDDQFIGTFLSESIFNEVNQTLGLDETELKEFAEEVFDRFRNPFIKHHLASIALYFVSKFKVRVVPSLLTYVERNNKLPLNLTFSLASLIRFYQGSFGEKSLPLNDEEAIINRFKEIWKNEDYEVVSELSLSEKLFWDTDLTQVEGLKAAVSKALYEIDHNDIETAYKNFIQFYS; from the coding sequence ATGGAAAATCAGACAAAACAACAGTTAAACCGTCAAAACAGCGGTATAGATACAAAATTACCAATCAAAATCGTACAGTTCGGTGGAGGAAACTTCATGCGCGGATTTACAGATTATGTAATTGATAAATTAAATAAAGAGGCAGATTTCAATGCAGGAATTGTCAATATTCAGCCAACACCAAATGGTTCGGTTCACAAGCTTGAAGAACAGGGGAATTTGTACACTTTATTTTCAAGAGGAATTAAAAAAGGAGAAATCATCGATGAAAAATGCGTGATTTCAGTTATTCAGAAGTCAATTAATCCCTATGCGGATTACAACAGTTTCTTAGAATTAGCAAAAGAAGAAGAGCTTGAATTTGTATTTTCTAATACGACCGAAACAGGAATCGCTTATGATGAAACAGAAACTTCTTACGAAGGTCCGCATAAAAATTTCCCTGCGAAAGTAGCGGTTTTACTGCACGAAAGATACAAGTATTTCAATGGAGCAGCAGACAAAGGATTAAGAATTATTCCTTGCGAACTGATCGAAGAAAATGCTTTCGTTTTAAGAGATATTATTTTAAAATATGCCCAACTTTGGAATTTAGAAGAAGGTTTTGCGCAATGGATTGAACAGAGTAATCACTTCCACAATACTTTGGTAGACAGAATCGTTCCGGGATATCCGAAAGATGATGCTGCAACTTATGAAGACCAGTTGGATTATGAAGATCCAATGATGGTGGTTTCAGAAACATTCCTTTTATGGGTGATTCAGGGAGGTGAAGATTTAAAACAAAGAATTCCTTTCGATAAAATCAACGAACAGATTTTGGTAGTGGATGATATTCAGCCATACCGTTTAAGAAAAGTTAGAATTCTGAATGGCGGACATACATTGATGTTGGCTCCGGCAATTTTAGCAGGAAAAGAAATCGTAAAAGAAGCAATCGATGACCAGTTTATCGGAACTTTTTTAAGCGAATCGATATTCAATGAAGTCAATCAAACTTTAGGTTTAGATGAAACTGAGTTGAAAGAATTTGCGGAAGAAGTATTTGACAGATTTAGAAATCCTTTCATCAAACACCATTTGGCGAGTATTGCTTTATATTTTGTTTCTAAATTTAAAGTAAGAGTGGTTCCGAGTTTGTTGACTTATGTTGAAAGAAATAACAAACTTCCGTTGAACTTAACGTTCTCTCTGGCAAGTTTAATCAGATTCTATCAGGGAAGTTTTGGTGAAAAGTCTCTTCCTCTGAATGACGAAGAAGCAATCATAAACAGATTCAAGGAAATCTGGAAAAACGAAGATTACGAAGTAGTTTCAGAACTTTCGTTGAGCGAAAAACTGTTCTGGGATACCGACCTTACACAAGTTGAAGGTCTGAAAGCTGCAGTATCAAAAGCATTGTACGAAATCGACCACAATGACATAGAAACTGCCTACAAAAATTTCATTCAATTTTATTCTTAA
- a CDS encoding LacI family DNA-binding transcriptional regulator: MTKKNATIYDISKKLNVSVATVSRALNDNPRISQATKDLVVKTAKEMNYKQNNLAKALKSGETKNVGIIVPYINTNFFSSVIRGIEEELSLHGYHVIICQSHEDVLTEKKHLNTLLNAQVDGIFMSVSRTTVDTEHIQQILNTSNTPIIFFDRKKDIPGISTVTIDDYKGGYMATEHLISEGYKNICHFAGDLNLEIYQNRLNGYKQALIDHKFQVKEENIISTGSSIEAGIDAIKTLWSRPSIPDAIFSSSDFAALGACQELKKRKIKIPQEVAVIGFSNEPFTQFMELPMSSMDQTPLIMGNMAGQVFLDHIKDNSSGVSIEKKVVLAPKICVRKSSKRK, translated from the coding sequence ATGACAAAGAAAAATGCCACTATTTATGATATTTCAAAGAAGCTAAACGTAAGTGTGGCAACGGTTTCCAGAGCATTGAATGATAATCCGAGAATCAGCCAGGCGACGAAAGATTTGGTGGTTAAAACGGCAAAGGAAATGAACTATAAGCAGAATAACCTTGCCAAAGCTCTAAAAAGTGGGGAAACCAAAAACGTAGGAATCATCGTTCCGTACATTAATACCAACTTTTTCTCATCGGTTATCCGTGGAATTGAGGAAGAGCTTTCTCTTCACGGTTATCACGTGATTATCTGCCAAAGTCATGAAGATGTTTTAACGGAAAAAAAGCATTTGAACACTTTATTAAATGCTCAGGTTGACGGAATTTTCATGTCTGTTTCCCGTACCACAGTAGACACGGAACATATTCAACAAATTTTAAATACATCCAATACGCCTATTATATTTTTCGATAGAAAGAAAGATATTCCGGGAATTAGCACAGTTACCATTGATGACTACAAAGGTGGGTACATGGCAACCGAGCATCTTATTTCTGAAGGGTATAAAAACATCTGTCACTTTGCCGGAGACTTGAATCTTGAGATTTATCAAAACCGTCTGAATGGTTATAAACAGGCTTTAATTGATCACAAATTTCAGGTAAAAGAAGAAAACATCATTTCTACGGGAAGTTCGATTGAAGCAGGAATTGATGCCATCAAAACTTTATGGAGCAGACCATCCATTCCGGATGCTATATTTTCTTCCAGTGATTTTGCAGCGTTGGGAGCTTGTCAGGAATTAAAGAAGCGTAAGATTAAAATTCCTCAGGAAGTTGCTGTTATCGGCTTCTCCAATGAACCTTTTACCCAGTTTATGGAACTTCCGATGAGCTCGATGGATCAGACTCCGTTGATTATGGGAAATATGGCTGGACAGGTTTTCCTTGATCATATTAAAGATAATTCTTCCGGAGTTTCTATTGAGAAGAAGGTTGTTCTTGCACCGAAGATTTGTGTAAGGAAGTCTTCAAAAAGGAAATAG